In Pleuronectes platessa chromosome 8, fPlePla1.1, whole genome shotgun sequence, the genomic stretch ataaaaaaaagtgaaatgccAAACCAGTGAGGTGTTAATACTTTAGATGAATTTGCCTGTAACCAGCTCTTTTTTCTCACATCTAGTCTAACTAACTACAACGTATCAGAACAACATATCCGCCAACTGATATTGAAACAATTTTAATCCACAGATTTGCAcatgatttttttcattttgacacCGAACCCATCAGCAATAACTGTTCTTGGTCAATATCCAGGTGCTAACATCAACGCCCAGACCGAAGAAACCCAGGAGACAGCTCTGACACTAGCATGCTGTGGAGGCTTCTTGGAAGTGGCTGACTTCCTCATCAAGGCCGGGGCCGACATCGAGTTGGGCTGCTCTACTCCTCTAATGGAGGCTGCACAGGAGGGCCATCTGGAGTTGGTCAAATACTTACTGGCTGCAGGTGAGCAAGAACAATATATGCAAGAAGCTGCAGATCTGAGAAGACAAAGAACATGTTTAGCTGAAATTAGGAATTTTGTAGATATGTCTCTGTGCCAACAATCTAAaagatgttttcctctgtcaggGGCAAACGTGCATGCCACCACGGCCACAGGTGACACAGCGCTGACGTATGCATGTGAGAATGGACACACTGATGTTGCAGATGTGCTGCTGCAGGCTGGAGCCAACTTGGTATGGCATACTCTTACATCCTCTGTGTCAGTCATGGTTGGATGGCCTTTAGTTTCACATGAGTTTAGATTAGCACAAGAAGAGAGATGTCATTTTTTAAGCCAAAAATTCAAATTGATTCAACTGAACACAGTCTGCTTTAAGCAAAGCTCAGTAACTGCTTTCTGTTTAAGTTattgtttcttaataaaaatataactCATCACTTTTAGCTAACAAATTAATCTTTGTCATCAAGGAACACGAATCTGAAGGGGGCCGGACACCCTTAATGAAGGCAGCAAGGGCGGGACATCTCTGTACTGTGCAGTTCCTTATCAGCAAAGGTACGTTGTCAATTAGTTAAGCGAAACCAACTTATAATTTATATATGTTAGTTAATTTACTCATATTGACTCTTATATAGATTTTGACACATTTTATGCATAGTGAGttaatttgttttctctctcccagGTGCTAACGTGAACAGATCTACTGCCAACAATGATCACACAGTGGTGTCTCTGGCGTGTGCTGGAGGACATCTGGCTGTGGTGGAGTTGCTGCTGGCACATGGAGCGGATCCTACACACAGACTCAAAGTAATGTCCACACACTGGATAATATAGATCAGACCTCATAGAATGTTTGATCTTgtctatttgtgtgtcaccataacacaaaatttaattaatttacatttcCTCTCTGTAGGATGGTTCGACGATGTTGATAGAAGCTGCTAAGGGTGGCCACACCAACGTGGTGTCCTACTTGTTGGACTACCCCAACAACATTCTGTCTGTCCCAGCCCCCGACCTCTCCCAGCTCACTCCCCCCTCGCAAGATGCCTCTCAGGTAAACACAACATTAGATCCCACTTTTTATTAATGTTGCTCTGAGAAATTCATCTCTTTTGAGTCAGAGAAATGTCTTATCGTGGTTTCTGCCTTAACTAAACATGTCTTATGTCATAACAGGTTCCTCGTGTCCCGATCCAAGCTCTGGCCATGGTAGTGCCCCCTCAGGAGCCTGACCGAGCCCCATCAAACATCGCCACACCCCCACCCATCTCCAGCAAAAGTAAACACTGCTACATGTCACCCAGTTAGAGACCTCAAGAAATAGTTTCAAATTTCACTAAGTTATTATTGTTCACAAAACCTAACACTCTTTAATCAATCACTCTTGTTTGAATCCAGGCATGTCCAAACAGAGACTTGCATCCCTTCAGCCCGGTGTCCCCACCTCAGTTGGACGGGGGCCTGAAGCCGAACCTCTGCCGCCCTTCCACTTGTGCCAACCTCTAGAGTGCATtgtggaggagacggaggggaAACTGAACGAACTGGGCCAGAGAATCAGCGCTATCGAGAAAGCCCAGCTTCAGTCACTAGAGCTTATTCAGGGGGAGCCGCTCACCAAAGACAAGattgaggagctgaagaagagcagagaggagcaggtaCAATCCATCAACCAACTAAGATCTGATTGCATTATAAATGTTCATTTAAGTCAAGCAAATTTACACTTAAATTTAGTTGTGCATGCATAACTGGTTATCAGAAGTTAAGTTGGTTAAGCAAGAATGTGGCCATTGCTTATTTaggtgcagaagaagaagaaaatcttGAAGGAGTTGCAGAAAGTTGAGcgccagctgcagctgaaaacccAGCAACAGTTCACCAAAGAGTACATGGAGGCGAAGGGCTtaaaagaggagcaggaggttgGACTGAGCCAGGGCCCGGGGCCTGGAAGTACGACGTCTGCTCCAGGGTCTCTTCCCACTACACCAGGTGCCCAGGTACACACCAGCTCCGACACAGATGAAGAGGCTAACAAGGATGGAGAACTAGAGGAGCAGCTGGGGGAGGACGGGGAAGAGGTAAAActctatttatttgtttgcttcCATGCCAGTGACCGCAGTCATTTTGCTTTCGGCTTGTCCGTCCCATTCCTGTAGCTTGAGGATATGTCTTAAAATTTGGAACcaatattcacttggactctaGGATGAACTAatttgattttggtggtcaaaggtcaaggccatGGTGACCTCATAAAGTGTCTGTTTTTCCTGAACATGGTATCATCTTTAATGGAATTTACAAAATTTTGTAAAACTATTTACTTCGGTAAACAATGAATTGCATTTTGATTgtaaaaggtcaaggtcacactgACCGTGCCTTGTTTTGAACTCAATTTATCAGGAATCGTGTACAATTCACCTGGACTTAGTGATTTACAGATTCgattttggaggtcaaaggtcaatttgATTTTTAAGGATTCTTGAAAGTCATATCTCAATGgtgcttgagggaatttcttaaacttttgatcagttgtcactAGGACTGAGACTTTCAGATAAAGGAttagaaaaaaagtatttagtaGAAAAATGTACACGGAAACTACGCTGGTTGGCGGAGGCACACAACCACAGTGGGGTGATTCTCGTTTATAACATTAGTCCCCACTTCTCTAACACTGTTTGTTCTAAaagacaaaatgtgttttctgtacATTTTCAGGAAGAGGACGATGATGACGAAGATGAGTGTTCAGAGGATGAGGcagagggtgaagaggaagatTACCCCAAGCTCCCTCAGGTCGGTACTATCCTCTACAGGGATGGATCACAGCCAccacagcagcctcctctgcccCCTTCGCCACAGGCTCAGCcccaacctcctcctccacctcttcagGCTGCCTTCGTCCCCATCCAGCCCCTGCCAGACTACAACCCTGCAGACTACCCGGGAAGTACCAGCCCGGAGTTGCAGAGGGTACTGGTGGGGCAGCAGATGCTGGGCCAACAGCAACAGGTTCAGAGTCAGCTGTTGGCTGGGTTAGGCCAAGGAGTGGCCATAACCCAAGATGGGCTCATGGTCGCTACACCTGCACAGACGCTCACAGACACGCTGGATGACATCATGGCAGGTGGGttcacatcttttttttgttccttaAAATTGTTAGTGTTGATGTTAACTCTCAAACCTGAAtgcataacttttttttattctttcctaTTGCAGCTGTGAGCAACCGCGTACCCATGCTGAACACTACGTCACCCACACCCCTGTCCCAGCCAAACACACAGTCGCCCTCAAACATCGCCTCGCCTCCTTCAGTCCTGCCCCTCTATCCCTCAGTTGACATCGATGCACATGTgagacacattttcattttgaagtAACAGAGATCTAACAAATTGACAATTCAGATGAGTACACTTATGTATACAGTCCTCTACCCTACTGACATGTTTGATTCCCCACAGACGGAGAGCAACCATGATACAGCGCTGACGCTGGCATGTGCGGGGGGACATGAGGAGCTTGTGTCTGTCCTTATTGCACGGGGAGCCAACATCGAGCACCGGGACAAAAAAGGTATCGTATTTCCGTTAATAACGTGAACTGTGAGGTTGGGTGAATCAGTAAGTTTCTTGTATTCTTTCTTTAGATAACCAGTTAATTGTAATATCACCTCTGCACTTCTCAGGTTTTACCCCTCTGATCCTGGCTGCCACTGCTGGCCACGTAGGTGTGGTAGAGGTGCTCCTGGACAAAGGGGGTGACATTGAGGCTCAGTCGGAGAGAACCAAAGACACACCCCTCTCCCTGGCCTGCTCGGGAGGACGCCAAGAGGTAAACACACCATATCTAATTTTATCTTCAAGACAGTGACTGTATGTTTTCACTGCTCTAACTGTTGCGTAACTGTGTTGGGCAGGTTGTCGAGTTGCTGCTGCTTCGGGGAGCCAACAAGGAACACCGCAATGTTTCAGACTACACGCCTCTTAGCCTGGCTGCTTCTGGGGGTTACGTTAACATCATCAAAATACTCCTCAACGCTGGAGCTGAGATTAACTCCAGGTGAGCGACAAAAATATCAGAGTTCCCTTTAGCCCCTCGATACGAGCAGACCATTTGCATCAATATGAGTTTCCTTAATAGGATAAAATCTTTCTCCATAATCTGAACAACATGATTGTTTTAGTTCCTGTAACTGAACAAAATTTTACTATTTCTTCTTTGGATACTAAATTGCACagtgacaaacaaaaacagaggcGTAACTGCACCCTAAAGTGAAAGCATGGTTATTATCTCTGTTATAAACCAGGAGTGGGAAAACAGTAAGGCAATAACTTCCCAGTCAAGGTTTTATAGCAGCTGCTACTTTGATTACTAACTTTGATTGAATACTGCTCTGCAAAGAGGGGAAGTACATGTTAGTGAAACCAGGACAGACCTATATATCCTGGTGCACAGTTAAGACTTAACTGTTTTGATTGAGTTTTTTGTGTctaaactgtttgtgttttccctccAGGACTGGCAGTAAGCTGGGAATCTCTCCTCTGATGCTGGCGGCTATGAATGGTCATGTACCGgcagtgaagctgctgttaGATATGGGCTCGGACATCAACGCCCAGATTGAGACCAACAGAAACACAGCACTGACCCTGGCCTGCTTCCAGGGACGGGCTGAAGTTGTCAGTCTGCTGCTAGATCGCAAGGCCAACGTGGAGCATCGTGCTAAGGTGAAGAGGCTTCCACATATGTATTGAATCTGTGATTCTATAGCTGTTGCTCatctatttttttatgttgGGTGAAACATATTTTTGCCCCATTATTGCAATCTTTGTTTCAGTTCTGTATCTGCTGGCCATCTTGCTAATTCATTTCTCTGTTCATGCAGACTGGTCTTACTCCTCTGATGGAGGCGGCCTCAGGAGGCTATGCAGAGGTGGGCCGAGTGCTGCTGGACAAAGGTGCAGATGTAAACGCTCCCCCAGTTCCCTCATCCCGAGACACTGCCCTCACCATTGCTGCAGACAAGGGCCACTACAAGTTTTGTGAGCTGCTTATCAACAGGTGGGTGGTCCCAGGTGTCAAGAACTgtgatttagttttgttttccaTAAAAGCATTTGCCTTTAGTATTCGCCAAAAACGTGTGTGACTGGTTTTATTGCAACAGCTGATAGTGCACAAGTTGGACATCTTTGGTCATTTTAATCAGACATGGGTAAACATTCTAAGTGCCACCAGATTCATCCTGTCACTCAACCCGGTCAGCTGCATTACTAAAAGCAACCCTTCCTTTTTACAGGGGGGCCCATATCGATGTACGAAACAAGAAAGGGAACACTCCTCTGTGGCTGGCGGCAAACGGTGGCCATTTTGACGTGGTCCAGCTCCTGGTGCATGCCAGCGCTGATGTGGATGCAGCTGACAACCGCAAGATTACCCCGCTCATGGCTGCTTTTCGCAAGGTGCCATGTTCACCGAAAAAACGTATTTAGACTTTGGACTAGCTGCACTtttgcaacactgtttactcaCCATTTCCTTTGACATTTCAGGGTCATGTGAAGGTGGTGCAGTATCTTGTGAAAGAAGTCAACCAGTTCCCATCAGATATTGAGTGCATGAGATACATCGCCACAATTGCTGACAAGGTATGCATCGATTTCCTTTTCACTAGGGTGCTACATTTATTGGAATTGACAGGAGAGGTTAAGATGTTTAGCAGAGGTCTAACTCAAGCTGTTCTTGCTTGTCGCAGGAGCTGCTGAAGAAGTGCCACCAGTGCATGGAGACCATCGTCAAAGCCAAAGACCAGCAGGCGGCCGAGGCCAATAAGAACGCTAGCATTCTCCTCAAGGAGCTAGACTTGGAGAAGGTAATGTCTGATTCTATTGCTGTTCTTTTGGTCAAAGCTCCTTAATACGCGGACaggatgtgtttttgtttatttacatggGCTCTGTGTTGTTTGGTTCAGTCCCGAGAGGAGAGCAAGAAGCAGGCTCTGGCTGCCAAACGCGAGAAGCGTAAGGAGAAacgcaagaagaagaaggaggagcagaagaggaagcaggaagaagaagagggtcaGAAAGTCAAGGAGGAGTTCTTCGAGATgcaggagcagaaggaggaCTCAGCCGATGGTAACTTTCTGTGAATGAAGGAGATAGACTGATACGAAGTGCAGAGCTTGCTGATACAGTTATGTTGTACTCGGTCAGTAACCCCTCCTGATTTTAATTTgaccttttttcccccctctttcAGAATCTGATGTTCCCATTGAGCCTCCCAGTGCAACTACCACCACAACCATTGGTATATCTGCCACCTCTACCACTTTCACTACAGCTTTTGGAAAGAAGCGAGCTGGTGTGGCCACTACCCCAAGCACCAAtcgtaaaaacaaaaagaacaagacAAAGGACTCCTCGCCCAACGAACCAATCATATTACAAGATCCACAGGTAAGCAAAACTATTCATGCTTTTCCCTTTTGATAACCCTGATTTTATGTATAAAGCTAGCCACATATCTGATGTAGAAGAACTTATGACGACAATTGTGCATTTTCCTTTTTAGGTTGCACTAGCACAGCACAAGGCGGACAAGAACAAGATCCACGGTGAGCCGCGGGGCGGGGGAGTGACGGGTGGCAACAGCGACTCAGACCCCTTGGATAGCACAGACTGTGCCagcgagagcagcagcagcgggggcAAGAGTCAGGAGCTCAACTACCTCCCAGACCTCACCTcctccgcttcctcctcctcctcctcttcctcctcatcctcctcctcctcagccccctcctcagcagcagcccagACTCTCATGCCCGGTCCCGAGAAGAGACGCTGTCCTCAGCCACAGACTGATAGCAAGCTGGACAACAAGGTCACAGTCTCCATCTCCAAACCAATGCAAAAGTGAGTCCCTGAAGGAGCAGAGCACATTTATCATCGgacattgtgtgcgtgtgtgtgtgtgcctgggtAGTACAAGCTCAGCTTTAAAGTTCTCTTTTTATCGGTGAACTATCCACAGAACATTGTTTAAGTGCAGCGTTATATTCTCACTTCATCCTCaacttattttaaaacattttccacaAGTATGAAACTAGTAAAACAAAGAACCGAGTATGTCCTGGTCATTGTCTTCTAACTGAACTTGATCTTGTGTCGTCACAGAGCTCCAGACATGGGTGACTGCATCTCCAACTCCCTGCCCTCTCCATTCAAGACCATGGCTCTTCCCATCACCTCACCCAACAGTAAGCTCAGCCTCACGAGCCCCAAGAGAGGccagaagagagaagagggttGGAAGGAGGTGGTCAGAAGGTCAGTTTATTTCTGCATGGAACATGTTTGACAGATTCCGTTACTGAGCTAATAAATTTGAATAAGTAATTTTATGTGTATGTATCagtaaatgtaaatttaaatctaaaaaagAGTATCTAAAGGccagtacacacacagtcataaaaACGGACCATTGACCATTTTCTTCTCATCAGATCAAAGAAGCTGTCTGTGCCAGCCTCCGTTGTGTCTCGAATCATGGGCAGAGGCGGCTGCAACATCACAGCCATCCAGGACGTGACAGGAGCTCACATTGATGtggacaaacagaaagacaagaaCGGGGAGAGGATGATCACCATAAGGTAAAAACAAAGCCCCCTGGTGGACTGTAAACACCACTGCAGATGTACTCGGTTGCATAAAACACATACGCTCCTGTTAGATGATGTCATTTATTTCTAC encodes the following:
- the ankhd1 gene encoding ankyrin repeat and KH domain-containing protein 1 isoform X3 yields the protein MQDAVTGTAMLTDGFEDEIDSVTPRSPVAGMGVGATPGGVGLGGIGIGVGGKKVRLYGEPGGPAAERLDFKLAAAAVLSSGPGSGSDEDEVSEVESFILDQEDLDNPIMKTASELLLSSATDGVDLRTVDPETQARLEALLEAAAFADPEVLRRLTSSVSCALDEAAAALTRMRAENTLNAGQADNLVIFSRSLAEACSDGDVNAVRKLLDEGRSVNEHTEEGESLLCLACSAGYYELAQVLLAMHANVEDRGIKGDITPLMAAASGGYVDIVKLLLVHGADVNAQSSTGNTALTYACAGGFVDVVKVLLKEGANIEDHNENGHTPLMEAASAGHVEVARVLLEYGAGINTHSNEFKESALTLACYKGHLDMVRFLLEAGADQEHKTDEMHTALMEACMDGHVEVARLLLDSGAQVNMPADSFESPLTLAACGGHVELAALLIERGANLEEVNDEGYTPLMEAAREGHEEMVALLLAQGANINAQTEETQETALTLACCGGFLEVADFLIKAGADIELGCSTPLMEAAQEGHLELVKYLLAAGANVHATTATGDTALTYACENGHTDVADVLLQAGANLEHESEGGRTPLMKAARAGHLCTVQFLISKGANVNRSTANNDHTVVSLACAGGHLAVVELLLAHGADPTHRLKDGSTMLIEAAKGGHTNVVSYLLDYPNNILSVPAPDLSQLTPPSQDASQVPRVPIQALAMVVPPQEPDRAPSNIATPPPISSKSMSKQRLASLQPGVPTSVGRGPEAEPLPPFHLCQPLECIVEETEGKLNELGQRISAIEKAQLQSLELIQGEPLTKDKIEELKKSREEQVQKKKKILKELQKVERQLQLKTQQQFTKEYMEAKGLKEEQEVGLSQGPGPGSTTSAPGSLPTTPGAQVHTSSDTDEEANKDGELEEQLGEDGEEEEDDDDEDECSEDEAEGEEEDYPKLPQVGTILYRDGSQPPQQPPLPPSPQAQPQPPPPPLQAAFVPIQPLPDYNPADYPGSTSPELQRVLVGQQMLGQQQQVQSQLLAGLGQGVAITQDGLMVATPAQTLTDTLDDIMAAVSNRVPMLNTTSPTPLSQPNTQSPSNIASPPSVLPLYPSVDIDAHTESNHDTALTLACAGGHEELVSVLIARGANIEHRDKKGFTPLILAATAGHVGVVEVLLDKGGDIEAQSERTKDTPLSLACSGGRQEVVELLLLRGANKEHRNVSDYTPLSLAASGGYVNIIKILLNAGAEINSRTGSKLGISPLMLAAMNGHVPAVKLLLDMGSDINAQIETNRNTALTLACFQGRAEVVSLLLDRKANVEHRAKTGLTPLMEAASGGYAEVGRVLLDKGADVNAPPVPSSRDTALTIAADKGHYKFCELLINRGAHIDVRNKKGNTPLWLAANGGHFDVVQLLVHASADVDAADNRKITPLMAAFRKGHVKVVQYLVKEVNQFPSDIECMRYIATIADKELLKKCHQCMETIVKAKDQQAAEANKNASILLKELDLEKSREESKKQALAAKREKRKEKRKKKKEEQKRKQEEEEGQKVKEEFFEMQEQKEDSADESDVPIEPPSATTTTTIGISATSTTFTTAFGKKRAGVATTPSTNRKNKKNKTKDSSPNEPIILQDPQVALAQHKADKNKIHGEPRGGGVTGGNSDSDPLDSTDCASESSSSGGKSQELNYLPDLTSSASSSSSSSSSSSSSSAPSSAAAQTLMPGPEKRRCPQPQTDSKLDNKVTVSISKPMQKAPDMGDCISNSLPSPFKTMALPITSPNSKLSLTSPKRGQKREEGWKEVVRRSKKLSVPASVVSRIMGRGGCNITAIQDVTGAHIDVDKQKDKNGERMITIRGGTESTRYAVQLINALIQDPAKELEDLIPRNHIRAPGSKTTSASFQSSTGIPSGSTTGPKALSSLVASTGVSYQPSSSSSSSSSQAGGKIGKGLSSNVRQPFPVSLPLAYAHPQLALLAAQTMHQIRHPRLPMAQFGGTFSPAASTWGPFPVRPVSPGSANSSPKHNGGTNSTVGHARPNATHSDHSNTASSGAQVTSNNNTTSAPNASTASASPHTPNPTPYNPQPSIPTPSSVRKQLFAPDPKPAGITSVSAAATATSGTNAVRGPGSPAHHSSTTTTANASQQSVGPISTPSLQSAKTEPSAVAHPGKDKPSLSGENQPVSVSESINSYTAPAMALAPKPEHRQQLPPPPSSVPSTEGPPPLLNPQPSSHLQSAPPPVLSHNVAHHNNTVPHFSAPAPRVSHRMQQPGPYYSLSEQQQQQQQQQQQQHSQQHQQQSVFVPFNAQQESLKQTQNQTSQPTSLPPQAQSQAQAQVSANLGMINGSQMQHVGNAGKPQQIPPNFGPGGLFNFSSIFDNNSQVGNNQVWGACHLPARSPPEQSYSAPPAYMSMGQMENMMPPPPPDSSKAPGYRSGSQRMLNSPIALSGYATGSPVYLHGHTSVGTPSFSRQHFSPHPWSASTSGESPVPPPSTVSSSAMSTSAVAPPPQPKQGNSSQQDRKVPPPIGTERLARIRQTGSVNPPLLTTSYTASVGQGGIWSFGVGSASEAMSGWSQPLMSSHMMHPQLQAEQSAFSQHQPMEQDDTGIANPANNYHQPQHLPNSYMDFQKGMPMSMYGGTMLPPHPPMAEGPGGPMYNGLHAGDPAWSPIIKVVPNNADNADPQQQVWPGTWAPHVGSVHLNHVN
- the ankhd1 gene encoding ankyrin repeat and KH domain-containing protein 1 isoform X4: MQDAVTGTAMLTDGFEDEIDSVTPRSPVAGMGVGATPGGVGLGGIGIGVGGKKVRLYGEPGGPAAERLDFKLAAAAVLSSGPGSGSDEDEVSEVESFILDQEDLDNPIMKTASELLLSSATDGVDLRTVDPETQARLEALLEAAAFADPEVLRRLTSSVSCALDEAAAALTRMRAENTLNAGQADNRSLAEACSDGDVNAVRKLLDEGRSVNEHTEEGESLLCLACSAGYYELAQVLLAMHANVEDRGIKGDITPLMAAASGGYVDIVKLLLVHGADVNAQSSTGNTALTYACAGGFVDVVKVLLKEGANIEDHNENGHTPLMEAASAGHVEVARVLLEYGAGINTHSNEFKESALTLACYKGHLDMVRFLLEAGADQEHKTDEMHTALMEACMDGHVEVARLLLDSGAQVNMPADSFESPLTLAACGGHVELAALLIERGANLEEVNDEGYTPLMEAAREGHEEMVALLLAQGANINAQTEETQETALTLACCGGFLEVADFLIKAGADIELGCSTPLMEAAQEGHLELVKYLLAAGANVHATTATGDTALTYACENGHTDVADVLLQAGANLEHESEGGRTPLMKAARAGHLCTVQFLISKGANVNRSTANNDHTVVSLACAGGHLAVVELLLAHGADPTHRLKDGSTMLIEAAKGGHTNVVSYLLDYPNNILSVPAPDLSQLTPPSQDASQVPRVPIQALAMVVPPQEPDRAPSNIATPPPISSKSMSKQRLASLQPGVPTSVGRGPEAEPLPPFHLCQPLECIVEETEGKLNELGQRISAIEKAQLQSLELIQGEPLTKDKIEELKKSREEQVQKKKKILKELQKVERQLQLKTQQQFTKEYMEAKGLKEEQEVGLSQGPGPGSTTSAPGSLPTTPGAQVHTSSDTDEEANKDGELEEQLGEDGEEEEDDDDEDECSEDEAEGEEEDYPKLPQVGTILYRDGSQPPQQPPLPPSPQAQPQPPPPPLQAAFVPIQPLPDYNPADYPGSTSPELQRVLVGQQMLGQQQQVQSQLLAGLGQGVAITQDGLMVATPAQTLTDTLDDIMAAVSNRVPMLNTTSPTPLSQPNTQSPSNIASPPSVLPLYPSVDIDAHTESNHDTALTLACAGGHEELVSVLIARGANIEHRDKKGFTPLILAATAGHVGVVEVLLDKGGDIEAQSERTKDTPLSLACSGGRQEVVELLLLRGANKEHRNVSDYTPLSLAASGGYVNIIKILLNAGAEINSRTGSKLGISPLMLAAMNGHVPAVKLLLDMGSDINAQIETNRNTALTLACFQGRAEVVSLLLDRKANVEHRAKTGLTPLMEAASGGYAEVGRVLLDKGADVNAPPVPSSRDTALTIAADKGHYKFCELLINRGAHIDVRNKKGNTPLWLAANGGHFDVVQLLVHASADVDAADNRKITPLMAAFRKGHVKVVQYLVKEVNQFPSDIECMRYIATIADKELLKKCHQCMETIVKAKDQQAAEANKNASILLKELDLEKSREESKKQALAAKREKRKEKRKKKKEEQKRKQEEEEGQKVKEEFFEMQEQKEDSADESDVPIEPPSATTTTTIGISATSTTFTTAFGKKRAGVATTPSTNRKNKKNKTKDSSPNEPIILQDPQVALAQHKADKNKIHGEPRGGGVTGGNSDSDPLDSTDCASESSSSGGKSQELNYLPDLTSSASSSSSSSSSSSSSSAPSSAAAQTLMPGPEKRRCPQPQTDSKLDNKVTVSISKPMQKAPDMGDCISNSLPSPFKTMALPITSPNSKLSLTSPKRGQKREEGWKEVVRRSKKLSVPASVVSRIMGRGGCNITAIQDVTGAHIDVDKQKDKNGERMITIRGGTESTRYAVQLINALIQDPAKELEDLIPRNHIRAPGSKTTSASFQSSTGIPSGSTTGPKALSSLVASTGVSYQPSSSSSSSSSQAGGKIGKGLSSNVRQPFPVSLPLAYAHPQLALLAAQTMHQIRHPRLPMAQFGGTFSPAASTWGPFPVRPVSPGSANSSPKHNGGTNSTVGHARPNATHSDHSNTASSGAQVTSNNNTTSAPNASTASASPHTPNPTPYNPQPSIPTPSSVRKQLFAPDPKPAGITSVSAAATATSGTNAVRGPGSPAHHSSTTTTANASQQSVGPISTPSLQSAKTEPSAVAHPGKDKPSLSGENQPVSVSESINSYTAPAMALAPKPEHRQQLPPPPSSVPSTEGPPPLLNPQPSSHLQSAPPPVLSHNVAHHNNTVPHFSAPAPRVSHRMQQPGPYYSLSEQQQQQQQQQQQQHSQQHQQQSVFVPFNAQQESLKQTQNQTSQPTSLPPQAQSQAQAQVSANLGMINGSQMQHVGNAGKPQQIPPNFGPGGLFNFSSIFDNNSQVGNNQVWGACHLPARSPPEQSYSAPPAYMSMGQMENMMPPPPPDSSKAPGYRSGSQRMLNSPIALSGYATGSPVYLHGHTSVGTPSFSRQHFSPHPWSASTSGESPVPPPSTVSSSAMSTSAVAPPPQPKQGNSSQQDRKVPPPIGTERLARIRQTGSVNPPLLTTSYTASVGQGGIWSFGVGSASEAMSGWSQPLMSSHMMHPQLQAEQSAFSQHQPMEQDDTGIANPANNYHQPQHLPNSYMDFQKGMPMSMYGGTMLPPHPPMAEGPGGPMYNGLHAGDPAWSPIIKVVPNNADNADPQQQVWPGTWAPHVGSVHLNHVN